In the genome of Desulfovibrio desulfuricans, one region contains:
- the hemW gene encoding radical SAM family heme chaperone HemW produces MLLYIHVPFCSTRCRYCAFHSSPLGRGVDAASSPAVRDYVDTLFLELAHWGDQLGGSEVQSVFFGGGTPSLLSPRIIGLTMERINKYFRLVPKAEVTLEANPESLRGGHRAAQYLDAGINRLSIGVQSMDEGMLRLLGRPHKAQDSLHVAFLAREAGCANINLDLMWGLPGQSVRQWLQTLKDVIRMTPDHISAYGLTLEPGTPLELDVEEGRLTLPPERDQNIMFMEGAAMLEQHGYLHYEISNFARMGFQCRHNMGYWEGEDYLGLGPSATSTINNRRWTNPSSQAAWNARTREGKLAQTVEELTPETRVLELLMLRLRTARGLRVKEYREMTGRDFVRDHQRLVQALHENGLIRIRQGYLRLTRSGMLVSNSILSNLFARTREVLKQAALSGGLKPQAVESPEGTAEPSALHEDSPEIRPVRWPSA; encoded by the coding sequence ATGCTGCTTTACATACATGTTCCCTTTTGCTCCACGCGCTGCCGCTACTGCGCATTTCATTCAAGCCCGCTGGGGCGCGGCGTTGATGCGGCCAGCTCCCCTGCCGTGCGCGACTACGTGGATACCCTGTTCCTGGAGCTTGCCCACTGGGGCGACCAGCTTGGCGGCAGCGAGGTGCAGTCTGTCTTTTTTGGCGGGGGGACGCCCAGCCTGCTTTCGCCGCGCATCATCGGCCTGACCATGGAGCGCATAAACAAGTATTTCAGGCTCGTGCCCAAGGCTGAGGTGACGCTTGAGGCCAATCCGGAATCCCTGCGCGGCGGGCACCGCGCGGCCCAGTATCTGGATGCGGGCATCAACCGCCTTTCCATCGGCGTGCAGAGCATGGACGAAGGCATGCTGCGTCTGCTGGGCCGTCCACACAAGGCGCAGGACAGTCTGCACGTGGCCTTTCTGGCGCGGGAGGCGGGCTGCGCCAATATCAACCTTGACCTCATGTGGGGTTTGCCGGGGCAGAGCGTGCGCCAGTGGCTGCAAACGCTCAAGGATGTTATCCGCATGACTCCCGACCATATTTCCGCCTACGGCCTCACGCTTGAGCCGGGAACCCCGCTGGAGCTTGATGTGGAAGAAGGCCGCCTGACCCTGCCGCCGGAGCGCGACCAGAACATCATGTTCATGGAAGGGGCAGCCATGCTTGAGCAGCACGGCTACCTGCACTATGAAATTTCCAATTTCGCCCGCATGGGTTTTCAGTGCCGCCACAACATGGGCTACTGGGAGGGGGAAGACTATCTTGGTCTTGGCCCTTCGGCCACGTCCACCATCAACAACCGCCGCTGGACAAATCCTTCAAGTCAGGCTGCCTGGAACGCCCGCACCCGCGAGGGCAAACTGGCCCAGACTGTGGAAGAACTCACGCCTGAAACGCGCGTGCTCGAGCTTTTGATGCTGCGCCTGCGCACGGCGCGGGGCCTGCGCGTAAAAGAATACCGCGAGATGACCGGGCGCGACTTTGTGCGCGATCACCAGCGGCTGGTGCAGGCCCTGCACGAAAACGGGCTTATCCGCATCCGGCAGGGCTATCTGCGGCTGACCCGCAGCGGCATGCTGGTTTCCAACTCCATTCTCAGCAATCTGTTTGCCCGCACCCGCGAGGTGCTCAAGCAGGCGGCGCTTTCTGGCGGGCTGAAGCCCCAGGCCGTGGAATCTCCCGAAGGAACAGCAGAGCCGAGCGCGCTGCACGAAGACAGCCCGGAAATCCGCCCGGTACGCTGGCCCAGCGCCTGA